In Ignavibacteriota bacterium, the DNA window AATCGTAGCGATCCCCCCGGGGCCAGCGGATTGTCGGGCGGCAGGTGTCCTGCGTACACAAGCTGCAGGACGGGTGAAAGACACAGCAGCGCTGCGGCGAGCATCGTCGCGCCTCGCGAAGGCGTCCGCGTGATTCCCGCATCGACGGTGAACCACGCGACAGAACGTGCCGCGGTAATGAGGGCCAGAATGGAATATAGGGCCAGACTCTCAGGAGAAAACAGCGTGTCCATACGGGGTCTGTTTCTCAGGCATCTGCAGCGTGTGTGGAATGTTGGGCATAGTTGATAAAGTCACATAAATCATGGATTTTTGTTGATTGCTTTCGCGAGACGGATACACCGGTCGCGGGATTCTTCACAGTTTTGGAGCACCTTATGTCGCTACGGCTTTTCATCCCTGTCCTTCTTCTCGGATTCGTGTTCACTGCCTCTGCGCAGAAAAAGGAACACGACATCGCCGCCGAAACCAAGGCCGAGGTTCCTGTTCTTGCGGACTTTCACGACGTAATCGCGCCGCTCTGGCACGATGCGTGGCCCAACAAAAAATACGACTTGATCAAGGAGCTTCTGCCCCAGGTGCAGAAATATACGCAGGAGCTTCAGCAGCTCGAACTGCCGGGGATTCTCCGCGACAAAAAGAACAAGTGGGACGCCGAAGTCGCGGCGCTCGCAGGACATACCGCGGCTGTATCCGCCGCCGTGGAAAAGAACGACGAAAAGGGCATGCTGGATGCAGTGGAAAAGCTGCATTCGTCGTATGAAAAGCTCGTGCGTGTCATCCGTCCGCGCATGAAGGAACTCGAGGCGTATCACGTGCACCTCTATAAGGTCTATCACTATTACCTGCCCGAGAAAAACGCCCAGAAGATCCGCGCGATGGCCGATAAGATGGCGGATGCGGCGACAGCCTTGTCGGCTGCGGCCACACCGAAGAAACTGGCGGCCCGCGAGCCGGAATTCAAGGCCGCCGTTGCGGAACTTGTGAAGGCCACAGCCGAGCTGCAGAAAGTGTCGAAGGGGAAGGACTTCACGGCGACGGCGGGCTCGGTCGAAGATGTCCACACAAAGTACCAGGCAATCGAACACATGTTTGATTGAGTGGAAAATCCGAGAATGGAAAAAGGACCGCGTGCGGTCCTTTTTTTATTTCCAGGTGATGATGGCGCATACCCTGCGCAACGACAGCGGCTCAGCGGGCCGCGTCCATCCGCCTCCGGTCGCGATACCATGCGTAGGTTGCCGCGATGCCCTCGCGGAGCGGAATAACGGGCGACCAACCCGTTGCGCGGATACGCGACACGTCGAGCAGTTTCCGTGGCGTGCCGTCGGGGTACGCGGGATTAAAACGGATTTCGCCGCCATAACCGACGACCGATGAAACACGTTCGGCCAGCTCGCGGATGCTCACATCCTCACCACATCCCACATTCAGGAAGAGTGTCTCTTCGTAATGCTGCATCATGTGTACAAGAGCCGCCGCGCAGTCGTCCACATGGAGGAATTCCCTGCGGGGAGTGCCCGTGCCCCAGAGGGCGACGTGGTCGGCGTACACGCCGAATTCGGCACACGTGTCACGCACTGTGCTTTCGTCGCCGACGGGCAGGCCCAAATCTGCCGCGGCGTCGGCATGACGGCCTGCGGCGAGCAGCGACCCGAGATGAAACTTGCGAATCAGAGCCGGCAGAACATGACTGCTGCGAAGATCGAAGTTGTCCTTTGTCCCGTACAGGTTTGTCGGCATCGCGCTGATGAAACGCGTCCCATACTGACGGTTGTACGATTCACACATCTTCAATCCCGCGATCTTTGCGATGGCGTAGGGCTCGTTGGTCTGCTCGAGTTCCCCGGTGAGTAGATGTTCCTCCCTGATCGGCTGGGGCGCGTGTTTGGGATAAATGCAGGAGGAACCGAGGAACAGCAGCTTTTCCACTCCATGCTGCCACGCGGCGTGGATGATGTTGTTCTGGATCTGGAGGTTTTGGTACAGGAACTCCGCGCGGAAGACGTTGTTTGCGTGGATACCGCCGACACGCGCCGCCGCAAGGAACACGTACTCGGGTTTTTCCGCCTCAAAGAACGATTCGACCGCGCTCTGCCTGGTCAGATCCAGCTCCGACATATCACGGAGTATCAGATCCGTATATCCCTCACTGCGCAGGCGCCGTGTGATCGCCGAACCGACCATGCCCGTATGGCCGGCGATGTATATTCTTGATTTCTGTGTCATGTGCAATCGCCCGTGCTAGTACCTCGAGTCAATACAACAGGATTTTGGAGGGACACAAAGTGAGACGCGCAAAAGATCCGTCCGACCCGCCTCCTCGCGCTCTTTTTCCTCCTACCATCTACCACCTACCATCTACCATCTACCACCGACTCTCTCACACCTAGTACCCACGCTTCACAACCTTGTCGTAGTCTGCGCGTGCCATCATTCGTGCAAGTTCATCAAAGCGGACTCGGGGCTCCCAGCCGAGCAGACTCTTTGCTTTTCCGGGATTGCCTATCAAGAGATCGACCTCGGTGGGACGGTAATACGACGGATTGACAGTGACGATGGCGGCGCCGGTACGCGTGTCGCGGCCGACTTCCTCCACACCTTCACCCTCCCATGTGATGGGCATGTCGAGCTCACCAAAGGCCACCTCGACAAACTCGCGCACTGTATGGGTTTCACCTGTCGCAATGACA includes these proteins:
- a CDS encoding GDP-L-fucose synthase; the encoded protein is MTQKSRIYIAGHTGMVGSAITRRLRSEGYTDLILRDMSELDLTRQSAVESFFEAEKPEYVFLAAARVGGIHANNVFRAEFLYQNLQIQNNIIHAAWQHGVEKLLFLGSSCIYPKHAPQPIREEHLLTGELEQTNEPYAIAKIAGLKMCESYNRQYGTRFISAMPTNLYGTKDNFDLRSSHVLPALIRKFHLGSLLAAGRHADAAADLGLPVGDESTVRDTCAEFGVYADHVALWGTGTPRREFLHVDDCAAALVHMMQHYEETLFLNVGCGEDVSIRELAERVSSVVGYGGEIRFNPAYPDGTPRKLLDVSRIRATGWSPVIPLREGIAATYAWYRDRRRMDAAR